The sequence CTCTCCTACACATAGGAATACAGAATTCAAGCTATATAAGTGCTACATAGGAGCCATGCAAGTAACATGCTCTTAGGATTTTTGAAACTTAAATACTACTTGCTCATGTGTCATGACTGCTATTTTGAAAGCCTGGATGGCAAAGATTTCAGAGCTTCAAGGCTTCATTCTTGGTGGGAGTGGTGCTTCTGACATATGACAGCTGACCATGTCCATTGGTGTTTGATTAAAAATGGATTGATGATAAGCATTTCCCAGAAACTGTTTTATGCTAAGCTCTATCACTTTGGGATGTTCATATGTCTGTTCATGTGGCTTGTAGATAGCTACTGCAGTTAGTGTGTtatcccagctgctgctcctgaatTTAATTATTGTTTGGTGGCATATGGAGAAATTCTTCTATGGTATTCCAGTGAAGGCTGCCACTTCTAGCCAGCAACACAAGCATTCCTACTGCTATACACTAGCCACTATTTGTCCTATCATTACTGGGGTGCAATCTAAAATACTGACTTCTATGATGCTGTAAGCCAGTAACATTCTGCTCAATGTTGAAGGTACTAGGTATCAACTTCACAGTTGCTATCCTGTTTCCCGTCACTGTATTACAAATGAGAATATGCTGGGTGCCAAGAACTATGCTGGGAAACTTAGAAGATGAATAACCTGGTACACAAGTTGCCCAGCTCAGTCTCCTTTACACTGTTGAAATACCCAGAATTCCAGGGCAAAGACACTAACACCTACTCAGTCTTTGATTACCAGTCATAGAGTTTTCTGTTGCCATTTCAATCCCTGCTTGCATGCATGGGGCTTACCAGGCCAAGGGCAGTACTACGTAAATATGGCTGTACTGCTTTTAGGGCTGGCTTGCTTCTGGAGATACGAAACTGAGCCAGACCTTAATGCCTGCCAGGTCCAAAGTGCTTCCTTGCAGCATTGCCTCTGATAACTGTGGTGGTCTTGGACAAAAGCACACTTTTCCATGCTGAAAAAGATTTGACTGCAGGCTAGCTGGTTGTTCCAGCCATGAGAGTGGTGCTGCCATTGCTGACAGACATTTCCTTGAGGCTCTTGGTTCTGAAAGGGATGGTGTTAGGGGGGGCTGTCTGGCATGGCTAGTGTTAAAAGCCAGCTGTTACACAGTCATCGCCCTCCTGGTGGAGATAGCAAGGTGTTTCTGCACTTCAGCTTCCAGGATGCTCTTTTGTGCCCTCACAGCTTTTTGTGAGGGATATTCTAATCCCTCTATATCTTTACAAACATGCATTGACTAGTATAGCATTAGGCTTAACTAGCTAGAAATCTCTGCAATTCGCTTGTGATACTAACTCTTTGATAGTCTTCAACTTTATTAGTTGCACTTTTGAGCTTGAATTGGGCAACATGTGGTGTCAGAGGCTGTTCTTTTTTCAGCTCTAACCTTCTAGCTAGCTGTGGGCTGAATGCCTCATCTGTGGCAGCTGGCACTGAGATGTGTGCCCTACAGGTTTGTGGCAGGGATGTGACTACTGTGCAATATGTTTAGTTACAGTGATATGTAATCCTGAAGAACTGCTTGCTTATATAATCCATTTCTGTCCAGAATCCATCTGCAAACAGCTCAGGAACTGGAGTAGACAAAGGACTGATTTCTATCCTTCGGCCTCAACAGAGTGTGTGTACGTGGTACCTTCGGTCACTGGATGCTAACCAGGTGCTAAGCACAGCTATCTCCATTCCATATATGGAAAAAGGTATGGTCTTATTTCTTGTGAAGGAATACCAGCTCTACCTACTACAAGCTAATTAAGTGTTAGTGTTGGCTTTTCAGAGGTAGTATTCTTACATGGTGCAAGTGTATGACAGAGATAGTGCAAACTCTTTTGAAATGGACTGCCAAAGCTTGAGATCATTAGAGACTTGTGTATAGGATGTACTGTTTGTTCTTGTCGTGACTTCAGCCTTAGAGTAGAAAAACACTGTACTTGTGTATCAGGGCTTATGTTAGTGATTGCAGTGAAACCACTTCTATCATCTGCAAGAGTAGAATCTGACAGTTTTGTGTCCTCAGCAAGCAGACTATGCCTGCCTGCAAATGCATGTGTTGCTGAGGtcttaacactttttttttcaagctgtgtAAGGAGGAAGTAAATACTACTACAGCTAACTATTCTTATTTTCTAGATCCTATACCTGGAGGCTGCAATCTAGAATTTGACTTGGAAGTGGATCCCAACATTTACCTAGACTATACCTTGGTTGATACACACATCAAGTTTGCTCCTGCAAACTTGGGATATGCTAGGTATGTGTGTTtttcaataattaaaacaaaaggtaTGAACTACAGTGTACTCAGCAGACCTCCCTTATCCTATATTTGACTAGGGTCGTAGTACAAGATTCTGCTGGAAAGGTTGAGCATCCAACTACTGGTAGAAATCTTGTTTGCTGCAACCAGCAATCTAAACAGTAAATGAAGATAAGGaggatggggggaggaggtaaCACAAGAACTGAAAGCTGCATCTTGTGGGAGAGATTATACATCTGGAGGCTTGTGCCAGGCTTGTAGTTGACTTCTTTTTAATTGTAGAGGAGCAAATCCACCAGCTTGTGATTCAGGGACTGGTCAGAACTCCAGATGGCGGCTGCACTATGATGTCTACCAGTACTTCTTACCAGAGAACAACCTTTCTGAGATGGTACTCATGAGCCACATACGGAAGATGTCTGAGGTACAAAGTATCAAAGCTAATGGTGTTAAAGTAAGTATGAAGCACCAGCGTACCAGGTACTTGGCAGTAGCATTGTCTTAAACTTTCTCCTCCCCTGTGCCTCTCATCTTTGAGTGGTGATGTAGGCAAGCTGCTGATGCTTGAGGCTTCCTGCTTGTATCTGGGATTTCTGGCTAGGAAGTATACACTGTCTACACAAAATGGCAGCCACTGGCTCTTCTGGGAGAGGAGGCTGGTGAGCACAGCTTGAAATGTCATGGGGCTGAGACCTCTGGTAATGGTCTTTGATATTAGGTAGAGATTAATGATGGGTGTGTGAAGTGTTTGTCATGTATCCTGTTCTCAATCAAGTAAGCTGTTATTGCAGTGTCTTCTTGCTGGATAGTTTACCTATAACAATATTGCCACTGAGTCTCTCTTAATCCAGAAGTAGAGCTGCTTCTGACAGATCACTGTAGTCTCCTGCATTGCCTGGCAGATGCTGAGGACTGAGCAGGGAATGCAAGAAACAAAGAGTATAGTGGAACTGGACTAGGTGCTGACCCCAGTTTGGAGTGACATAAAGAGCTGACATGACAGCAAATACTTGCATCATGTTTACCTACTCCAAGCAAAGAGATTAGGATGGATGGGGGGGGAGAATGTTAGGGACCATGACCTGTCTGGTCTTGCTAGGGAGTGGGATGGCAGCCTTACCTGCTTCTGAGGACAGACCTGGGTTAAGAAGACTGATAGAGAAAATTGGACTCTCCTCAAATGAGGAGAAACAACGTTGGTGAGAGAATCTTACGTGCTGTCAGAAATCGTTCCTGTATTTTGGAGGAAGTGGGGTCCATCCTGTGAGCCTTTAATGCCTCAATAATACTAAGATGGTTGTTCAGTGTTCAGAATAGGAGAGCTTTTGGCTTCTTGCTGGTCATCTTTCTTGAGCTGCTAAGTATTGTCCAGCTGTATGGACACAATGTGCCATCAGACACAGTGACAGGCAGGTATTTGTGactaaaaataatctttgttcCAGATGCTTACATTGACAACTGATGATAAGACCAATGTATACTTTTCCTCACTCCCTGGGCAAGGTGTGATCTACAATGTCATAGTATGGGATCCTCTTTGGAATACTTCTGCTGCGTACATACCTGTGCACACGTATGCCTGCAGCTTTGTTGACCTAGTGGATAACTGCTCTTCTCTCAGTAAGTTGGGACTTGTAGGTCCATGCCAACTCATCTCAAGCTTGTTGTGCTCCTGCACAGAGTGGTGCTTCTTAGAGCTTTTTATGTGGTATATATCCTGGatatgtttttcttgctttatgaCTGAGTCTGCTTCTTGATTGAGGAGAAATTCTAGaatgataaaataaatctaAGGAGAGCTATTAGCAAGTGAAAGCTTAACTTAATGGACATTTAATATTTGGCTTATAACTTgatgcctttttgttttttctgtttgaactagatacataattttaaatcaCTTTATAGCACGTTAGGTGGAAACTAAGATGGATTAGGGCCCAGCTTTATCTTTTGAACTGCACTGGTGCTAACAGGAATCggtaacataaaaatatttcaaaaggagaCAGTCACCtaaaaataagcatgaaaaTAATTCCAGCAGTAGAAATCTGATTACAAAGTCATGCTACTTTCTACAAAGTCATATAACAATAGAATTTGAGCAAAGCTTCTGCTCATGTTATGATCATgggaaggacaagaaaaatgGATAGAATATGCTTATAAAGCAAGACTTGTCCTCCTAATTTTCTTAACACAAGTAGCTCATCAAGTTTCTCATATGACACCATAAGAGATTATCAGGGCTAAAAACCTTCTCCCTGGTTGTCTGAATTAGAGAAATGTAGTCTACTTGTTTTAAGTAGCGTAAATGACAGGAAGAATTCTTTCTAGGAGACAGAGGTGAGCCATACTGGGGTACTAACAGTCCTTTCTGTTGCACTGAAAACTATATTAAAGGGAGGTAAGCATGAAGGCTGAAAAGATAAAGACCATAGCTGCAGCCTGGATCACCAGCCCTGTAGTGCTGACTTTCATAGATGATTGGATGTCCTTATTTTAAAGCTGAGTAGAGCTTTTTCAAATCTTTAGTGGTGGTACTACAAATAGCAAATTACAGCTGCTTAACTAATAGTTACAGAAAATTCAGTCCCTTGAATAAGGAGGAAGCTTTTGACTTAGTACTCAGACTGGAGCTAGATAAATGTTCTTTTGGAGACTTTATCAAGGTATCTTTTAGGTCAGATGCTGTAGATCTGTTCACATTGTGAGTCTGAAGGAGTAGCAGTTACTATTGTTGGTAGACTCAGTGATGGTAACTTGACTTTGTTAGTCTCACTGTTGGGACTACTAGATAGGAATGCTCTGATAACCCTTTCTTCTTGTAGGCAAACTCTCTACCAAAATATTCTTCACTGTTCTTGCTGTTCTTGGCCTCTTCACTTGCTTTTTTGGACACAGATTCTGGAAAACAGGTACTGAgttttttctgttgtcataAATCTGGTTGGAATTTCATAGATGTACCTTAGAACTTTAGCGCTATTGCTGAAGAATCACCTGGAAGCGATTACACGTCAATTAGGTCCACTGCTGTGCTTTAACAGGATCAGAGATCGTAAGTGCAGAACAAGAAGCTTCTGGTATTTGAAGAACAGGAACCTAAAATTAGGGTGTGTGATAGAGAACATGCAAAAATTACGTTTATATCTATTTGTGCTTGAAGAGAGCCCTTTCCAGAACCAAGTGTTGCCTGTCCTTCCTCCTGTGCTTAACAGCTAGTGAGCTGAGATTTCCCTTCCCTGTTATAAAACAAAGGTGTCTGAAGATGTACTGAAATAGGCTTGCTATGGGGCGATATGACAGCATACTGAATCTTTTTCCCTGTTCTCTAGACTTATTCTTCATGGGCTTCATAATCacaggatttttcttctttgtattcATCACTAGGGTAACTGGCCTTGGTTATGATGGTGAGTAGATATAAGGATACCCCCCATCCTCTTGCTGAAACATTATTGCTGTGGATCCCTGAAGTAAAATTTTGGTTGTGCTTGCAGCTGGCTAGCTGTGGGAAGGATAGAAAAGCCTGTTATGTGGGTACTTGAACTGAGCTTAAATACCTTAACACTGAGTAGGCAACAGAGTAACTGTTGCCTTTGACCTCAGACAATGAAATGGAGTTCATAGCTGCAACTCTGACAGACAAATTTGCCTGTCCATCCAATGGAGATACAGGTTTTCGGGAAGGAAGTACGTTGCAAATTCCCAGAAcgtttttctttcagaatggGTGGACCTCAGTTTCAGATCAAATGCAGATTGCACATATAAAATAGATCAAGTGGTCTGCATCCTGTCTGTTACACTAGCAAGAATCGGTTCTTCTGTCTCTATTACATCCTACCTCATAACTGCTTTTCTGGTGCACTACCTCTTGCAACCATAACTGCACTGGGAACTCAAGGTACTATTGTACGTAGCAGCAACACCTTCCATACAGTCCTATGGCATTCTCCCAGTAGCATACCCTCCCCTGCTGACTGGAGCCTAAGTGAGATGCATGAAGCACAGATGTGAGCTAGTTTCAGAAAGCTTTCATTAGGTAACAAAAATCAAGTATGCAAGTAAATCTGTTTGAATAGGCTATTGCAGTAACTGAAATTTTCAGGGTGTTGCTACAGTTCTTAATTTAGGATTTTCCCTCTTGTTTTTCCAGTGCGTCTTATTTTGACAGCAGTAGCTGGGATTATTGGAGGGCTTTTGCTGGTTGCAAGCTGGTGGAGATTTGGCTCTGTCCTGCTCTGTATGTTGCTTATTGGACTGGTGCTGGGATTTCTCTTCTCATCAGTGGTCTTCTTTACTCCACTAGGTATGTACTGAAATATTCTGCTGCAAAGTGACTGGGTGATACTTCACCGCTGTATTACAGGGACACTGCAAAGCTTCAAAACAAATGCTGTTCTCTGATTTATCTTAgtgtgctttttaaatttttttttgccttcccaATGTTGGGAGGAATAGAGATGTCTCTGAAGCTTTCTTTCAGGTGTGCTGCAATTGAAACTACTTAGGGTAATCTGTACTTGTGGGAAAAGGAAACTGCTTATTCTTCCCACCCAAGCAGCTTGCATTTCAGCAGTCTGacaccagctctgctccaggcaagcattttctgtcttgttctCTGATTCAGAGCACGTCACAGAAAATCTACAGTCTAACTCTGAGGCTTCAGGCATGAAGGCATCATAGATCAAGAGGAGCTCTTGCCTGTTACTTTTCACCACACCACAGTGCAAGGCTCTGGCAGCACTAGACTGTAGGAGTCATACTTGTGTTTACAGCTGAATTGACATCATCAGGCTTTTTAGCATCTCTTTATTAAGAGGAACTGCGGACAAATCACATGAAAGCAAGCAAGGCTGCTGAGATGAACTCCCTCAGGGATGTGAGGGCACCAGCTGTACTGCTTTCTTTGCTGTGACTTTGAATCTCAGAACTGCATTCCTTTCCAGCTTTCCTACTTGAGATCCGCTGGTGGGgcagtttttcctttctacagTTGTCTGTTTGAGTTGGTTTATGGTTCTGTGGTAATCCGCACAGTCCCTCGTTACTCTTCATTAAGTGAAACAGTGAATTGACTGGGGATCAGCTGGTCCCCTGTTTAACTGACAGGCCTTTTGAAAGCAGGGGGAAACAAAGCAGTGTTCAATCAAATGACTTAATTACTCTAAAGCTGGAAGAGTTTGAGTGGTGTGGTGCACTTGTCCCCGACCCTAGATAAACCTACACATTTCTAGACTATTTATGCACACTTATAAATTATAAACCTACGTGGCCAATAAAATGGCTTCTTACTAGACAGAAGTACTCTGGTACTTCTCACATCAGATGAGTAGCATATACTTCGTAAGTCTTGTTTGGACAAGATCTGCTGTTCCAGTTTATAGTACAGGACCTGTACTGGAACTCTGTTTCTGCTCATGTTTTGAATGAGTGCTACAATGCATCTTAATTGACACTTGAGCTCAAAAGGTACTCTTCCACACTGTTCTCCAGATATTTCTAAATACATGGAAACTTTGGGGGAAAAGCATACCACCCCCCCAACCTCTTACAAAGAAGTGTTTATGCTTTACTAACACTAGTAAACTACTTGTGGAATATGGTGTCTTTGCAGGAGACTACAGGGTCTTCCGGGATGATGTTGTGTTCTGGGTGACCTTTTCTTCTGTAGCCTTGATGATTCCAGTGCTTTTTGTTGGCTGTCCAAGAATTGTAAGTCATCTGTCCAATTACCTTggaaagaggagggaaggggtgTCAGACTACTATGCAAAATGCAGTCCTGTGGGATGTGTGTAAAAGATCTAACACAGCAAGGGACAAGTTCTAGGGAGCTTCTGTTCAGTGTTACTTGTGCTAACTGGTCTATAAGcgaaggatttcttttttctttagtgttgCACCTAATATCTGCTGACAGTTCTgttgctctacctttcctgtcTTAACAGGATGTCTGGATAATGAGGTGTGGGCAGCCAGCTGCTTGTGGAAGAACTGATATAAAGTATTGCACTAAGGTGGTGTTTATCAGTCTcctaaagctgttttttttccccctctagcTGAACTTACTGGCCTGTGGAATAGTAGGTTCTTATTCAGTGGTCCTAGCTATTGCCTGTTATGTCTACACAAGTCTTGCTTACATCACCGTAGACCTACTCAGAAGGATCCTCAATGATTACTTCAGCAGAGCCTACACAAATGTGCCTTTTCAAACAAATGGTGAGTGCTCTTCTTAGACTTCTAGAACTAGTATAAAAAATGCTTGTTTGAGAACTGCACTTTTGGTTCCTTTCTAAACTGTGTGTTGAGGGTAGGAGGGATGAGAAGAACTTAAGAAGTACGGTGTGAGATTTGATACACAATTTGAATTTCAGTCctttgaaagaaatactgaGTTGACTGTGTACTcggccctggtgaggccacaccttgagtactgagttcagctctggggctcccaatAATAAggaggacatggacctgttagaacaAGTCCTGAGGAGGACCATGAGGATGACTAAGGAGTGGGAGCacttctatgaagacaggctgaggaagtTGGGGTTCTTCcttctggggaagagaaggctctagggAGACCTTACGGTCactttccaatacctaaagAGGGCAtaacaggaaagctggggagggactcttctTCAAagaatgtagtgataggactaggggtaatggttttaaattgaaggaggggagatttagattagacttTATAAAAAGTTCTTTACTcagtgtggtgaggcactggaacaggttgcccagagaagctgtggatgctccatccctggaagtgttgaaggccaggttTTATGTTGCTTTAAGCAACATGGTCtaatggaaggtgtccctgcccatggcgggggggtggaactagatgatctttaaggtcctttccaacacaaattagtctctgattctgtgatctatGACTAGGATGTGAAGCTTCCAGCAGGTGTTATGTGACAAGGCACTTAGGAAAGATGCTTTTCAGGCTCAGACTGACGTGTGTGTCAGTCAAAGAGACTGACACAACGACTGAACAGCCTTGCTTCAACTTTTGTTCTTGCCTTTTCATGGATGCTCCCTGCATGTGAGGATGCAGGGACAATACTTTCCCTTCTGTATTTAAACTTAACAGTGTTTGTGCCCAAGCACGAATCATAGAATGGGTTGGGGTGGGAGTGACCTTAAAGTCCATCTAGTTGCTAACATAAGCAGGGACGCCTTCCACTAGATCAAATTGCCCAAATCTTCATCCAGTCTTGCCTTGAACACTTACTTGACAGGAAGTAATGTTCCTGCTTTACCAGAACCagtgtctttcatttttcttttgtttagacTTTATAATCCTGGCAGTGTGGATAATGCTGGCCCTCAGTGGAGTGACTGTGCAGCTTCGTCGAGAGAGAAGTGAAGTGCCCTTCCCACCACACCCTTATCTCATCTGGAAACGGGAAAGGGAGCGCAGAAGCACAAATATCTTAGACCCTAGCCATCACATCCGTCCCTTAAGAGAGAGGATACATAGCAAGCTGCTGCAGATTAAAGAgctttttcagaaagagcagccagCTGGGGAAAGAACTCCGTTGCTTCTGTAACCTGCCAAATAACTGGTAGGAACAGAGGAAGAATTTAGGCAAGATGACTGATCACCAGCAAACCAGCCAGTGCTGCAGGCTTTTAGCACTGCCAGCTTGTCCTGCTTAATCAGAGGATGATGCTTCTTCAGCTTGGAAGGAAAGTTATCTGTCCTGTACACTACATGCTGTTTTGTGACTTTCCTCAACGGCCCACCTGGACTGCTGTAACAAGCGTATATGTCTAGCTGCAGAGATCTTGTACTAAAGGTCATGTACAGGTATTTATCTTGTGGTGAGCTAGTACAATGTTTAAGCACATGAAATATCAAACAGCCCTTCAAAAGTAGCCTGTATGGCATTGGTTCTTCCCTTGCACCATGAAGATGGCTGCCAAAATATTGCCTGACTTGCTCCCAAAGGTGAGCAGTCTGCCATCTTGCAAGGGAAGAAAGACAAGGGCCATACACAGAAGGGGTTCTTGTAGCAGGAACTGAAGTATCATTTTCTAATAGGTACAGAATGTGTGGCTGCAGACAGTTCTTTCCAAGAAGTATTACTGAACCTTGCAAGCTATATTAAGTGACTTGAATTTAAACTGCACTGAATTAACTTTAAGTGAGCATACTGGGGCTCAGGAAGTGGAGCTGATCTGAGATAAAACCTTCTCTTTCAGTGGGTTCTGTAGTAAACTGGTCATCTGGTCTCTGTACAGAGATGACTGCTAAGAGAACACAAGTGGCTTGCCtccttgtttgctttctgaagagCCTGTGACTTGCTTCAGCTATGGTATCATCTTTTATTGATAGGGTGCTGTCATAAGAGAACAACTGGAATAAGCACTTTGTAGCCAGTGTCAGTCTTTCCTGGGATTGGTTGGAACACTATTGTTCTGTTTTAATCAATATATCTTCTAATTTTTGCCTTTAAGGGGGTGAAAACAGCATACTGCAGGCAAAATACTGACCAGGATCCTTGCTGACTGAATGTGTTCCTTACCAGTTTTACCTCTGCCCAAACCAGAATGCAGTGTAAAAACAGATAAGGGACCACTCTTGTGTTCAGTGGAGAATTGCATCTTGGTGGCTTTATTCACttccttaaataaaacaaagccattttcaaaatgcaaactgGAGCATTGTGGATTTGGCTCACATAAACGCACAAACAGTTCTGAGGCTGTTGTTGGGTTTTCCCTGCCCACACCTGGTCTTCACCTTTAATGTTTACATGGTGATCTGTCATATTTTAAACAGTAAAGGAAGTATTGTATCCCATATCTTGATACAAGTTATGGTgactctttctgtttttttccctcactaTCCTTATGCTTTTAGTGTGGGTAGCAAAGTGGGTGGTCCTTCTTGTCTGGAGTTGAATGGCTGTTCTGCTACTTGCATGGAACCACTGCTAGTGAATAACTGTGGTAAAACTTCAGTTCTCAGTCACCACTTTAAATTCTTGGCAGCAAGTATATTGGAAACAACTGTGTCAGAAAGGTAGCGAAAAACTTTATCTGAGGACTTATTTGAAAGCTAAAACATTCTAGCATTAGAAAGGAACTGACTTTAAAGTGACTCAACTCAGTAGGCCTTTCTTTAAGGAGTGGAACTTTGTAGTATGGCATAGCATCTGAGGTGACTAAACTGATCTGATGTTTAGAGAAACAAATCCCACCACTGCTTAGAGCTGGAATACTTACCTCAAACAGCTGAGCAAGGCTGAAATACTGCAGTTAGGGTCTTGCTTCACTCTGCTGTTGTGTGGCAGACAGGAGTAAATGACGAGCTCCTTTGGCCTCTGGTGGACTGACGCTTACTGACTGCCCTTACTGCACTGATACTGAGCATGTCTGTTGTATTTGACTAAGTAACAAACACTTATTTGATACACAAATGCTCTTAAACGTGTTTACCTTGTTTTTAATAACTGCTGTGATTAACATTCTGGAAGaaacaagtttaattttctATATCTTTTTATAATAAAGATGTCTTATGAAATAATATTGTAACTAAAGGGGTCTCTCCATGCT comes from Anser cygnoides isolate HZ-2024a breed goose chromosome 1, Taihu_goose_T2T_genome, whole genome shotgun sequence and encodes:
- the TM7SF3 gene encoding transmembrane 7 superfamily member 3 isoform X1 is translated as MRLPSCVLLLLGLAEALRGAGASGLLELSLGRFRNVLLNQTNPVEAVIRNIASNVTVVIFQVHAQQNSVVISFDKNPSANSSGTGVDKGLISILRPQQSVCTWYLRSLDANQVLSTAISIPYMEKDPIPGGCNLEFDLEVDPNIYLDYTLVDTHIKFAPANLGYARGANPPACDSGTGQNSRWRLHYDVYQYFLPENNLSEMVLMSHIRKMSEVQSIKANGVKMLTLTTDDKTNVYFSSLPGQGVIYNVIVWDPLWNTSAAYIPVHTYACSFVDLVDNCSSLSKLSTKIFFTVLAVLGLFTCFFGHRFWKTDLFFMGFIITGFFFFVFITRVTGLGYDVRLILTAVAGIIGGLLLVASWWRFGSVLLCMLLIGLVLGFLFSSVVFFTPLGDYRVFRDDVVFWVTFSSVALMIPVLFVGCPRILNLLACGIVGSYSVVLAIACYVYTSLAYITVDLLRRILNDYFSRAYTNVPFQTNDFIILAVWIMLALSGVTVQLRRERSEVPFPPHPYLIWKRERERRSTNILDPSHHIRPLRERIHSKLLQIKELFQKEQPAGERTPLLL
- the TM7SF3 gene encoding transmembrane 7 superfamily member 3 isoform X2, whose translation is MDVVVWTIRWICWLQSCCYRGLLELSLGRFRNVLLNQTNPVEAVIRNIASNVTVVIFQVHAQQNSVVISFDKNPSANSSGTGVDKGLISILRPQQSVCTWYLRSLDANQVLSTAISIPYMEKDPIPGGCNLEFDLEVDPNIYLDYTLVDTHIKFAPANLGYARGANPPACDSGTGQNSRWRLHYDVYQYFLPENNLSEMVLMSHIRKMSEVQSIKANGVKMLTLTTDDKTNVYFSSLPGQGVIYNVIVWDPLWNTSAAYIPVHTYACSFVDLVDNCSSLSKLSTKIFFTVLAVLGLFTCFFGHRFWKTDLFFMGFIITGFFFFVFITRVTGLGYDVRLILTAVAGIIGGLLLVASWWRFGSVLLCMLLIGLVLGFLFSSVVFFTPLGDYRVFRDDVVFWVTFSSVALMIPVLFVGCPRILNLLACGIVGSYSVVLAIACYVYTSLAYITVDLLRRILNDYFSRAYTNVPFQTNDFIILAVWIMLALSGVTVQLRRERSEVPFPPHPYLIWKRERERRSTNILDPSHHIRPLRERIHSKLLQIKELFQKEQPAGERTPLLL